In Amia ocellicauda isolate fAmiCal2 chromosome 7, fAmiCal2.hap1, whole genome shotgun sequence, the genomic window ccttaatcccatagaaaatctgtggagggagctgaaggttcgagttgccaaacgtcagcctcgaaaccttaatgacttggagaggatctgcaaagaggagtgggacaaaatccctcctgagatgtgtgcaaacctggtggccaactctaagaaacgtctgacctctgtgattgccagcaaggcttttgccaccaagtactaagtcgaaggggtcaaatgtacaaaatcagcaggggatcaaatacttttttccctcactgtatttgttCTCCCTACTGTTGTGACGCAGATGTCCAGGTGTCCAGTCCCTTCTCAGGCCAGCTCAGTGACAGGCCTGAGGGCACTATGGGCAGCGCTAACCCCAACAGCACACTACCAAGTCTCATTGTAGGTGCTGCTTTTCTGGACAAATCAATAAGCCACACACAGCCATAGTACAATGACAGGCCCAGTGTCTTTCTCTGGCTTGTAAAGTATTCCAACAGATTTTGATCAGAACCCATTGGTCCAATTTTGCTACACTAACCAGGCTAGTCTGGGGGAAAGTAAGAAACCATGTAATTGCATTATTCACATTGACATTGGCAAACAGAAGCATTTTTTCCACAGAAAGCAACAGTGCCCTGTGGGTACCACTGCACAACAAGAGGGACAGGCCTGAGCAAGTGCCTTTCAAACCACTAGAATGGACTTGGGACCCTAACGCTCTGATGAGGCAGAAAACACATCAGAGACAGGACCCTCTGTCGAGATGCTCTCATCTGATGTGAAGGTACCTGAACTAAAGTGTGTTCCTTTGTCTCCTTCAGATCACCATTTGAAACCTGTCCAGTTTTCCAATACTTCCATCTGTCTTGGTGGTAAATTGAACTGTATACATGGTGGAGTGCTTTGGTGAATGTACATATTAAAAGTAGATTTTCATGTATCAGTTTCTCTTTGGAGCACAAAAGGATCTCAGGGTCCACAGTTCTAATTCAGGCTGCTGGGTGTCCACTCCTGTCTCCTGGAGTGATTTCTGAAGCCAAATGAACAAGTCATGTTGTGGATACCAATTAACTGGAGAGATACTTGAAATGGTAAGCCTGAAGCAAACAGACATCCATGAAAAATGTTATCATCATCGTCAATGTCAAAACATTGGATTTTCCAAACAGAATGTATTCCCTCCACATTCACTTGAACTCAGCTCAGTAACAAAAATGTCTCTGCATGCTAAGCACGTTTTAAAACGCAAAATGTTTAAATTGGGAGACATTTATGTATGTCTTCAGGACAAAGCACCGTAAAATTGGAACATACACTAATTAGCCTATGTTGAGCCGTCGAGGGATAGGGCTGCAGTCTCACAGGTGAACTTCTAACACAGCATTAATTTGCATTATAAAGAAGAAAAGTGCATCTATTGGTTTGCTGAAGATGGTAAAAAGTAGAATTCATTGAGTTACTAAATCTTACCAAGTttcaggattattattttttttaatggtttctGCAAAGACACTGGAGGCATATCAGAGCCATCCACACCCAGGACACTGGTGTCACCTGAACTGAAGCTACATTGTtgtaaaatattaacatttctgCTGTCAAGTCGTAAATggataaaatgcatttatttactgtGCAGATGTGCAGCCAACATTAATCAGTCAATTCCCAAATCAGGTGCAGCAGGGCTGTCCTACTCCACTGTGCCTTTAACTGCAGCCTGGGAGGCCTTTAACTGACAATCACAGAAATAAGTGgtttccatttaaaaacaggGCTATATTTGGCACGGACAAATCTTAATAAAACTGTTAGGGTTTATGGAGTGATCTTTTGAGACAAAGTGAAGGACAAAATGCAGAGAGTCTTAACTGATACTGATACTTTTTATATTGTTCACACTATTCTCACCATTTTAAAGCCATTCAGATCTCTCGaaagaagcaattaaaaattaatGATTCTCTTATTGGTCCTGTTCTGAATTCCTGTGATTGAACTGATAAACACAGTATCTCACAGCCCCTATTAGTGCTTGTATCAACTACATAATCCAATTGCAAACAATATGTCAGAGTACCAAATAAATtgacatgtaaaaaaaaaaatcagctggACCACCAATCTAAGGCCATTTGCACAAATGATTACATTGAAATATAAATCTTTCATGATAGTCCCTGTCTCTTTTAAAGTAGGTCAAGTATAATCAATCAATAAGTCAAATGTGTGCTTCTGGGCTGCGCATCATTAACATTTAACAATACTCAGCAGCCAGCATTGTAATGAAAATAAAGctatatttgtaaaatgtattatactttgaattgctttgtataatgtaaatttgaatttgtaatgtatgatgccttgtacttaactgtattcttgcactttgttttgcacttatgttgtaagttgccctggatgagggcgtctgccaagaaataataataataataataataataataataataataatttaaaaaaataacactgacattgtttttattatcagtGCTACTGTTACTAATTTACTTTGTTAAAACTAGGTAGTGTGTAGTTGTAGCTCTAGCTACCTGTATTGCCACTGCGGTAGCCACTACCAAGGTTAAGTTTAGAAAAGTTATGCTAAGGTTTAATATGACTGCCTCTCCCAGTGACAGTGGctacttttctttctttaaagttCATTAAAACCTACCTGAGGTCTAGCATGGCTCAAAGCCGCCTCAGCGGACTTGCCATCATCACTGTAAATCATGTGGTTTCTCGGGAGTTGTCGTATGATGTTATGGGTGACTTTGCCTCATAGAAGTCTAGGAGAGTCACATTTTAGGAGATTCCACATGTTGAACCAATGCTTTGGCTCCCCTCCATGGCCAAAAAAGGCACAGGATATAACAGACTGTACATTGAAGGTCAATTTATTGAGTTCAGTCATGTACTGTGAAgtagtaatttattttatatgtatctatactgtgtgcagtaatggtaaattattttgttatttcttgctGCTGGCCGCTATCATCCGTGTGTGTGCTTGCCAAACTTCCTTGTTAGTAATAAATAAGTTTGTactagtattgttattatttattattcttagtAGTAGTATATGAAGCACAGAATCACAATTTACTAACAATAAACAATGCAAATTGTTGTAAATATAAGATATGACTGTAAtattgcaatattttttttGCTCCATCTCCAAAGCCTATGGTGGCAAAACTGCCAGAGCAGGTGTTATGACATATTTGGCATCCCCTGGAATCCTGCACCCCTGGCATTCGCAGTTTCAAACACTGAAATATGACTATTGTGAACAATAATTGAAATCcttttttaaaatcattatcttcattatataGCATTGAATTTACTTTTGTTCTATACAAGTCTGTAATAAGAAGTCCTCActttaaatagattttaattaatatcACGATGTAAGTAGCTTTATTTTCAATTGGCAAAAGATGCATGACTTATATTTAAATTACCtctaaattaattttctggTTTTGATCCCAAGGGCACTGTCAGGCAAATCGGTGAGTGGTTGATGTGACTGTCTTCAATATAATCCAAAAGCAGCACCCGGTCCAAGGCCAGGGTCTTTATCAATAGACTCTACATGTGCGCCCCCACTAACCTGACCATTAGAGTCTCGTCACTATTGTTACTGGTGACTCTAGAGAAGTAGTTTCAGGCTCGGTTTCTGTGTGTGAAGTTGGTTTAGATTTTTGTTAAAAGAAAACTCCAAACGAAGTTGTCTTTTTgccatttaaatttaaaataattaggcCGCGCTGACTGACAAAGTCTGGCCTGAGAGCAAATATAACTTGAAATAACggtcaaaaaacaacaacaaaaaacagaaatacaggttaacctggAGCCTTCCTCTTACAAAGAAAAGATCTAAGGATGTGAGTAGaaaagcctttttgtatcttcagataGACCAATAGTTTGCAGCCTTATCTatcagaagtgattacatctcattatAATAGTAGtacaaaataatttacaattaattaaatcaataacacAGGCCTGAGTTTggtactgttgttgttgttgttgttgttgtgtttgatgtgttgattggtgctggtcagcattgTTCAGGCAGCAGCAGtaatcaaatacattattttaagtcctcaaccaaatacctgtgccccaaaacacacaacctttacTGTTTAACTGTCCTAGCTGATTTAATATCCTAGAAGGCAGTAACTGAATCAACTAACCTAAAGGCATCAGTTGATTGAATAATTCTAAGGACagtatttgatttaaataaccaaAAGACAACAGCTGTATACAAtccaaaaaacaattaacctaagACAGAGACAGGGTAACATGACTTTGGTAGATTTTTGTAGTATCCTGAGTAGTTGATATGAAACTACATAATTAAAGTACCTCCCAGAAAGGAagaaatacaaactaatgatttactttataaacataattcaattaatattaaacaatataaagcagtggtaccacctaccctggtgttttttgttccaactgatctCTCAATTCCTTAATTGttcccttaatttaagtaattttattaaatttgaAACCAATAACAAGTTGGTTCCTCAAgtataacattttataatgaaattaatttaaaaccccatctgttataaattaaaaagctccaattaagaaaaaaaaatgtaccatttgtaattcagtaatatgagaATTGGTGTacatacttttgcaaggcaccattatatatatatatatatatatatatatatatatatatatatatatatatatatatacactcacctaaaggattattaggaacacttgttcaatttctcattaatgcaattatctaaccaaccaatcacatggcagttgcttcaatgcatttaggggtgtggtcctggtcaagacaatctcctgaactccaaactgaatgtctgaatgggaaagaaaggtgatttaagcaattttgagcgtggcatggttgttggtgccagacgggccggtctgagtatttcactcagttactgggattttcacgcacaaccatttctagggtttacaaagaatggtgtgaaaagggaaaaacatccagtatgcggcagtcctgtgggcgaaaatgccttgttgatgctagaggtcagaggagaatgggccgactgattcaagctgatagaagagcaactttgactgaaataaccactcgttacaaccgaggtatgcagcaaagcatttgtgaagccacaacacatacaaccttgaggcggatgggctacagcagcagaagaccccaccgggtaccactcatctccactacaaataggaaaaagaggctacaatttgcacaagctcaccaacattggacagttgcagactggaaaaatgttgcctggtctgatgagtctcgatttctgttgagacattcagatggtagtcagaatttggcgtaaacagaatgagaacatggatccatcatgccttgttaccactgtgcaggctggtggtggtggtgtaatggtgtgggggatgttttcttggcacactttaggcccctaagtgccaattgggcatcgtttaaatgccacggcctacctgagcattgtttctgaccatgtccatccctttatgaccaccatgtacccatcctctgatggctacttccagcaggataatgcaccatgtcacaaaggtcgaatcatttcaaattggtttcttgaacatgacaatgagttcactgtactaaactggcccccacagtcaccagatctcaacccaatagagcatctttgggatgtggtggaacgggagcttcgtgccctggatgtgcatcccacaaatctccatcaactgcaagatgctatcctatcaatatgggccaacatttctaaagaatgctttcagcaccttgttgaatcaatgccacgtagaattaaggcagttctgaaggcgaaagggggtcaaacacagtattagtatggtgttcctaataatcctttaggtgagtgtatatatatatatatatatatatatacatatacacacacacacacaattatctgGCTACAAAGATCAGCTTTCAAAAATGAACTTGTACTGACCCTTTTGATAATTGAATTCAATTTACTTTTTTGGAGGATTTTGTTTAGGTTTTTAATTCTTCCTTGACGGTCTTGTGTAGTCTTTCACCTCTGCTTGACTTTGTCCACTTTCACAAAAATCACATCAACCATTTAATTCCATGCGTTACTTGACCCTTCATTCAAGACATTAACTTTCCTCTGTCCAGGTGTCTGAAAGACTGAAGAGGAGACATTACATTTGTGAAGCACCTCACAGCAGAAGGCAACCTTTGAAAGTCAGACATTGTTCTggtttctgtattgaataataGTCTTGTAGCTTCTGACAATGCATTTCACTAGTTTTCGCTTGTCAACTGCAGAAGTcatgatttaatttatattttgttagtgGCAGAACAAGCAGACAAACCACTCTGCAAGGATGGGAGCAGAAACCCCATTAGTGAATACGAATCCTGAATGGATCCGAATGGATGCCAAGGTACAGTAACAGGCCACTTACATCCTTTTTCCACCGACACATCCTACCCAACCCTGAACTAAGCCAAGCTGACCTGGTGCAGGTCTGGTGTTTTTCCCCTGGTACTACCCTGGTGGAGAAACAATGCCACAAGCTTACCTATTTAATAAGATGTTACAACATGCAAATGTTTGTATTAATCCTGGTTACCatggtttaatttgtaattaaattatacaccgatcagccataacattatgaccaccggactaatattgtgtaggtcccccttttaccgccaaaacagccctgaccagtcgaggcatggactccactagacctctgaaggtgtgctgtggtatctggcaccaagacgttagcagatCTTTCAAGTCCTgaaagttgcgaggtggggcctcaatggatcggacttgtttgtccagcacatcccacagatgcttgattggattgagatctggggaatttggaggccaagtcaacaccttgaactcgtgattcatcagaccaggccaccttcttccattgctccgtggtccagttctgatgctcacgtgcccattgtaggcgcttttggcagtggacaggggtcagcatgggcaccctgactggtctgcagctacgcagccccatacgcaacaaactgtgatgcactgtgtgttctgacacctttctatcagaaccagcattcactttttcagcaatttgagctacagtagctcatctattggatcagaccacacaggccagccatTGCtctccacgtgcatcaatgagccttggccacccatgaatCTGTCgttggttcaccgcttttccttccttggaccacttttgataggtactgaccactgcagaccgggaacaccccacaagagctgcagttttggagatgctctgacccagtcgtctagccatcacaatttggcccttgtcaaagtccctcagatccttatgcttgcccatttttcctgcttctaacacatcaactttgaggacaaaatgttcacttgctgcctaatatatcccacccactgacaggtgccatgataatgatattatcagtgttattcacttcacctgtcagtggtcataatgttatggctgatcagtgtatattttaCTGGTTGAATAAACAAACTTATCTATTGAGAGGAAAGaacaaggaaaaagaaaaaatgttccAGACATTGGAAGTTAAAGACTTAACTTACAGGAGAAAGGCCATCATTGGAAACTACCtgcaacatattttatttaaactgtcATACACATTAAGTTCTACTGCCAACATTAGTGGAAAatatttccctttttcttttgttcaagTCTGCACAAGATAAAAGGTTTACGCTACAACTTTTCCATAGCTTCCACAAAGCAACTTACTTCAGTCCAAGGGTGGTTCGATTTTGGTAACAGTGAGCCTCTAAACACCCCTGCTGAGCGCAATCAACATACAATATCACACAAAGGCAAACCGTTTCTAAACACCCAATAGTCATTTGGGTCCATTTAATCTTTCGTCCGTTACAATATGCTTAGCACATTTCTTATGGTAAAACTTTTGCATTTACAGCgaactaataaaaaaaaaaaggaaataaaaaaaaaatacataaggaaACCACTTTTTACAAAAGGTAAAATGAAATTATACAAATCGTCGCATGTACAATATGTACCTAAACCAACAGGTCATTTCACGTTGCGGGTGTGGGTTGTCGTCACATTCCATTTTACCCCTTTGAAAAATTAACAGAGATGAAGATGGGCACTCGGGACATCTCACACGAAGTTCTCTTCGGCTACAGGTTGAGGGGAGGCTGGGGTGCCcgtcacatttatatatatatattttataactgACGCGTTCTGGAATGTCCAAAGGCTCTGTCAGCGCATAGAGAAAATTAAGATGAAAAACAGAGTCCATTTGAAAAAATTATGGAGATTTAATCATCAAACTTGATCTTCTTTCCCTGGGGTTTTCCTCCAAAGCCACCACCTCCTCTACCTGAAATGGAAAaagtttaaacattaaaaaaataagaataattcaGACCAATAgtttgtacaaaataaattcTTTAGCAATTCAAAATTTTGTTCCAACCTCCAGAAATGAATTCGTATAGCTGAAGGATGAGGTGGGGAAACGCAAGATTAACCCTCAGTACTTGGTCCTACCTCCGAAGCCTCCACGGTTGCCACCACGTCCTCCCCTGAAGCCACCGCCACCTCTGCCGAAACCACCGCGTCCTCCTCTGCCGCCACCACCTCTGCCTCCAAACCCTCCGAAGCCACCCCTGCCGCCACTCTGCCTATCACCCTTGGGCTTGGCGTAGTCCAGAGTCACCTTGTTGCCATCAATCTCACAGTCCTCCATGGCTTCTTTGGCAGCCTTGCAGTCTTGCTCGGAGTCGAAATCCACAAAACCGAATCTGAGGAGGAAAAAATTAAATCACTATTCAAAATTAGGCTTTCCCTGTAGTAAATGTGCTGGATGCAGACGGCAACATGCTTTTACAGCATAGTAGACCTCTACATCCTTGGCACTGTATGCCTGCCTGCACGGTTGTCCTTACACTCCATTAGAAAACAGGGAAATTGACTTTCACATATATAGAACATGCATGTAACTGGCATTTTAGCCAAATAGTGCTGAAGGATGTGTAATAGCATTCACAATACTGTCACAACAGACCTAAAGCATACTCCTAAGGCTGGAGACGCTTGGTGGTCAGATTGcggttgttttgtttacttcTCGTGCGAATCCATACACTGTCACCAATCAGACAGAGAGGAGCTCATGAGAAGAGTTACTGAAGGGTCTTAAGCCTGAATAACATTCTGCTCATTCCATGCAAAAAAATACTAGTAGACTTAAGCATGAACAGTGCAAAGACAAGTTATTCATCCTGCAATAGAACCTGATTACAACTATAACCAAACTTAAAGCATTGGGAATCATACCCTTTAGAGGACCCAGTGTCCTTGTCTGTGACTATTCTGGCTGCAACGGCACCTTCAAACGAGTCTCTCAGAGTCTGGTCTGTGGTGTCCTCGGAAAGACCTCTGACAAACAGCGTCTTGGTTGGACCTGAAAGCACAGAAGAGCACACTTAAGTTCAAATGCCAATGCCTTGCACCACATTCCAACAGTGGTATTTTAAAAGCTTAGCAGGTATGAAAACCTCAAAGCAAGTTCACACAGAGGGAACAAACTAGTAGTCTCAAAACCAGTCAGCACTTACCCGAATTTCCTCTGCCACCATCCGATTTCTGTCCACCGGACTGGCTGTATTCTAGTCTGATTGACCTGCCTTCAATTTCTGTGTTGTTCAAGCTTTCAAGGGCATCCTTAGCATCCTCTGCAGTCTCAAACTCTACAAAAGCAAATCTTCATgacaggaaaaaaaagttaaaattctGTCTAGAGGAGCTCAAGATTCAATTAAAGATACTTTAGGTTTGAAACTTGTGCACTAATGCAGGTGGGCTGGATCAGTACTTGACTATCAAAAAATGATTCAATACTTTGAGAACAAATTCACCACATTGAACCCCTTACTGCTCCATAAAACATGAAACTGGCAAGACACTTAAAAATCTAAAACTTTTGCTAAACAGGACTGTGCCAATCTGCTATCCAAGTTAAAACAATTTAAGCTAAAAATGTATAGCCATTAAACTGCTAAATACAGcttttatatttccatttacCCTTTTGGTCTGCCGTTGTTCTGTGGTATTCTGACAGAAATTGCTTTCTCAAATGCGCTTTGCAGAGCATCTTCTGTTGCACTGTAAGCCAGGTTATTCACTACAAGAGTCTTGCTCCCATTTGAGGCTGAGAAGGGgaggcaaaaaaataaaaagtcagttGCTTTTCCCCCTCAACACTTTCCAACACCAGGACAGATTTAAGGACTAGATCAGTACTTGACTATCTAGACAGAAATTCAGCAGAGGTTAATCAGAGAGTTCAGTTCATTAATCATTTCTAGTCCAGGGGAAACTAACTTAATTCCCACTGTTTAATAAATGTTAGACATTATACAGAAAGATCAGTCTAgtgcaaaaaaaataatcatcttCAGAATCAAGACAGACAAGAAAGCAGGAAGAAGCAGCTTTGAAGAACAAAATGGACATGAACTTAAATCTGTTTTAGTCCTTACCGGGAGGAGCTCTGGCCCCTTTCTGGCTCTTGTCTCCTGTGTAATCCAGGATAACTGAACGGCCCTGGACATCCACTCCCTGCTTCTCTTCAAGGACCTTTTCTGCAATGGCTTCAGTCTTGAACTCAAGGTAGGCAATTCTAATGcaacaaaaaggaaaaggttAGCTTTGAAATTTTAGTTTGTGTGTCAGTGGAGctgccaaaaaaataaatcaagatgCATACCCTCTGCTGGTGCCATCCCTGCCGGCTGGTATTCTGACATCGACTGCCTGATCGAACACTTCTTTCAGCTCGTCGATGGTCACAGAATATGGGAGGTTCTTCACAAACAGTGTGCGAACATCCCTCTCTGCCGGAAGAAAAGGATGTCATTAAAATGGtgttacaatttaacacaggtggtaCAATGCACCCAAAACACCAGTTCAAGTGGCAATATTTTAAGGATTTGATTAAAGTACCTTTCTTGCTTTCCTGGGCATTCTCCTTGCTCTTTGCTTTGTCTAGTCTCACTTCTTGTCCAAGTAGCTTCTTTCCATTCAGTTCCAGAGCTTTTTGCAGGTCTTCTTCACTGGCAAAATCTACATAGCCAaatttcctaaaaaaaaaaaaaaaagagaagcaaATTAACTTGTGCAAACAGCTAGGCTACATAGAACAGTTTCTGCCGTCTATAGAGCACTTGAAAGAGTTTTCCCTACAGAACTGAATCCATATTGGAACAGAATGTAGTAAAGACATGATTAGGGCCAATAGAAGGAAGGGTTCCTTTAAGAACTATGTAACGCAGCTACTCAATCAATTCATGTGATTGTAAAATTGGCAAAATGCACCAAGTTCTGAATTTAAAGCAGAATTGCTTACAGActtaaaaaggaaagaaaagaggcATGTGTATTGAAGAGTAATGCACTCACTTGGAAGATCCAACTCTAATGTCCTGAACTTCAAGGTTTTTCTTGGAGAAGAAAGTGTCCAGAGCTTCTTTGAGTTCTTCAAAGTTCTTCTCACTGTTCAAATTGCCGACAAAAAGGGAAAAGCCTGCaaattggattaaaaaaaaaaaaaaaaattggtgaAATGCAATCAA contains:
- the ncl gene encoding nucleolin, which produces MVKLAKAAKKQNNPKKKAPPPPKDVESSEEEESSEEEEESEEELPTPKPVGKKGATPAKAAKASKNGKVVKKQESEEEDSEEEAEVPPPKKGKATPAKGKAAPPKKATPAKKEESEEEDEEDDDEEDDEESEEEAPPPKKATPAKASVKVTPAKKAAPAKKEESDEEEEDDEDEEDSEEEKMDTTPAPAAKGKKAGLVKAKEESEEEEDDDEDDDEDDEEEEDGSDEDESSETAGKRKKPEPKKKEVPAAKKPKSEKEGFSLFVGNLNSEKNFEELKEALDTFFSKKNLEVQDIRVGSSKKFGYVDFASEEDLQKALELNGKKLLGQEVRLDKAKSKENAQESKKERDVRTLFVKNLPYSVTIDELKEVFDQAVDVRIPAGRDGTSRGIAYLEFKTEAIAEKVLEEKQGVDVQGRSVILDYTGDKSQKGARAPPASNGSKTLVVNNLAYSATEDALQSAFEKAISVRIPQNNGRPKGFAFVEFETAEDAKDALESLNNTEIEGRSIRLEYSQSGGQKSDGGRGNSGPTKTLFVRGLSEDTTDQTLRDSFEGAVAARIVTDKDTGSSKGFGFVDFDSEQDCKAAKEAMEDCEIDGNKVTLDYAKPKGDRQSGGRGGFGGFGGRGGGGRGGRGGFGRGGGGFRGGRGGNRGGFGGRGGGGFGGKPQGKKIKFDD